The nucleotide sequence AGCTGCTTACATTATGCAACTACTCTCTGCTCTTGCGAGCCTCGCCAACTTGCCCGGCGAGGTAATCCACCGTGATGTTAAGCCACAGAATATTTTTATTGCAGGCAAACGCTGTTTGCTCGGGGATTTTGGACTGATGACACAACGTAGCCGTTGTGTCGAGTTTGATCGCGGATCGATGGCAGAATCCGGTAACCCACAGATGCCTTACTTCTTTCGAACTCCGGACCTCGTTCGATTTGAACGCGCCGCAACACTTCTCACTTCCAAAAGCGACGTCTACCAGCTCGGATTGGTTGCAGCAATGCTTTTCACGGGACGAAACCCGTGCATCCCATCGAATGACCTGCTATCGAATGTTGAACTCGAACCACTTGACCACATTCCGGGCGTACAATGGAAGGGTATCGCGGGGCTGATTAATCGAATGCTCACATTCGCACCCGAGTCGAGACCTAGCGCACAAGATCTAATCGACCCATGGCGTGAGGTTTTCTGGGACGCTGCGAAACTTACAATCGATGTTAATGGTCGGGTGTTTTGACAGACCAGGAACGTGCAGAACCAAGCGATGAACACGAAGTCGCGGAGCCGGGCGATTTCGCAATTGAGAATCAACTCCCGCGACTCGGTTATCGCGGTCGTTCGCCGACTGAAGACTGCGCTTTACCTGCTTTGCAACGCAATCTGGTCGATCTCCTGCCCACCACGGATGACTCGCGCGATGTCGATTGTTTCCGCCGTCACGAAATAGAGAACTACATAGTTGCCGAAACCGTTCACTAACTTGGCACGAAGCCCTTCGGCTTCTGGGCGTGTAGTTGGCACCGCACCACCGGCTTCCGGAAACTGACACAACATATCAACAGTCGCTTCGATCGCATCAAGAAAACGCAGGGCTGAATCGAGATTCGACTCGGCAATGTCGCTCGAGTGTCCCGCAATGTCGTCCATGGCAAGCCGCCTGCGGTGCGGCACTTTGCGTCCAGGCATTCAACTTCCGTGCTTTGACTTCAACTCTGTACGAATGGCTTCGATTTCATTTCCATTCCATGGCTCACTTGGGCCGCTCTGCAACCCTTCAACCGCGAGCTTCTCTACTTCGGTCTGACGCTCAGATATTCGCAAGATGAATTCTGATACGAATTCGCTGACGTCTTCGTAGCCGCTGATTTTCGCGCGTTCCGCGATCGCCGACATTATCGGCTCGGGTACATTAACACTAATCGTAGACATTTCCGGCTCCCAAGAAACTTGAACCCCTGCATTCTACACCAGGGCGGACCTTGCGACAGGCTCGATCTCTTCCTCGATTCAAATTTGCGGCGAACCATGCGATGATACGGAGCGGCGGTGGTCGCCGTTTTGGCAATGGCTGAGTCTCTCGCCGCCGCCCGCATATCGCTACCGTTATCGGGACTAAGGTGCCCGGTCGTACCGCGATGCCTGTGTCATCAGACGTTCGCACAATGTTTCACACGCTGCATCGGGGAATACCGCAATCACTTCGTCGGGGATGCTTGCCATGATCCGCGTCATTGAATCCAACGCTGGGATCAGACGCCGCCAATACGTCTCGGTCGCTTCGTCCTGCCGTTGCGAAAACTCCGCGATGATGTCGTCCATTTCAATCGTGACTTCTGTTTCAATGTCTACATTCTTCCACGCTGTAACCTGCATGATTCGCCCGATAACAATGCAATGCATACCGAGTCGCGGTGGTATGCGTCTTGAAATGGTCAATCACTCGTCCCGGCTCGGTGATCACTGCCGTTACACGGGGTTGGCTCTGATCGGCATCAGGCTTTGACTTTCGGGTGCGCGGTCGGCCGACTTTGATGGTGAATGAAGATCGAATGGGGTGTCATGATTGGCTTTGTCGCGAAACACATTGGTCGTGCTCAGTCTTTCGCCGCTTCGCAATGTTGACTGAACGCAGAGACGATCACCACGTACCGACGCTTTGGCTCAGCCAATACTTCCATCCGCCAAAGTGTTTGCGTCGGAACGTCGCGATCTTCAAGCCGGTTCGAGCGTTAGTTGCGCGGTCGATTTGGTGAGCGCGTTACGTTTCCTGACCTGTCCTGCATTCAACCGCGGTCTCGGGGCACCCTGCGCCGCCGACCGCTGGATGTCTTCTTTCCGTGTCTGGCCGTCGGCTTCGGCACCCCCGATCCCGCCACGCTTTGTTCGACATCACAATGAAGAAACTCGATGCTTCAAGCCTTGCGACGTTGCCGGCTTGATTCGATGTGTAACAATGCGTTCAACCGAAGCGGGGTTGAGCCGTCTTGGACGCTTCGCTGACCACGTTCCCACGCCCCCGCTCGGTTAACGCTACCGTTATCCGACTAAGATTCATGACCAAACGCCCGGCAGCCGCTGACATCCAAGCTCACTTGTGTGAACTTGCCCAAACAATCGCACGCGATCATTTTTCGTTGACGCTGGACTTCACCCCCGATTCAGTGTGGCACGTTGAAACGATATTGTCCGAGATGCATCTCGCGTACGTCGAATCTGAATCCGACGAGGGGATGACGGGCGTCGCCCTCGAATTCGCTGCCTACATCGTCACTGTGATTCAACGCGATTTCGGACCTGCAAAATGGGAACGAGACTGCGAAAGCTTCGGCGAAGATGCATTCCCACTTCATTGGGATGGCGGTAAGATCTACCCGCTCGCATGGTGCATGAAACGTATATTCGACGGTCCCGGCGACGACGTCTGGACTAAATTCCAATCGCTTGTCGTAAACAAGCGGGTGAATAATGTTGGCGGATAACAATTCCGTGCACCGGAGCGGCGTCAGCGTGTTTTCTGATGGAAAGTTTTGCTCTCGCCGCCCGGTGACGGCGGACGTTACACGGGGTTGGCTCTGATCGGCATCAGGCTTTGGCTTTCGGGTGCGCGGTCGGCCGACTTTGATAGTTAATCAAGATCGATTGCGGTGTCATGATTGGCTGTGTCGCGAAACACATTGGTCGTGCTCAGTCTTTCGCCGCTTCGCAACGTTGACTGAATGCTGAGACGATCACCACGTACCGACGCATTGAATCGATTGATGCTTCCATCCGCCAAAGTATTTGCGTCGGAACGTCGCGATCTTCAAGCCGGTTCAAGCGTTGTTGCCGCGGTCGATTTGGTGAATGTGCTACGTTGCCTGATTCGTCATGGATTCAACCGCGGTCTCGGGGCTCCCTACGCCGCCGGCCGCTGGGTGTCTTCTTTACGTGTCTGGCCGCCGGCTCCGGCAACCCCGATCCCGCCACGCTTTGGCCGACTTCGACAGGAAGAAACTCGATGCTTCAAACCGTGCGACGTTGCCGGCTTGATTCGATGTGTAACAATGCGTTCAACCGAAGCGGGGTTGAGCCGTCTTGGACGCTTCGCTGACCACGTTTCCACGCCCCCGCTCGGTTAACGCCGCCGTTCTGGCATTCAATCGTGCTCGTGCTCGTGCTCAGTCGCGCAGCCACGGTGCTCGTGCTCGTAATCGAATCGCGACGCCTTCCATGACCGACACGTTGTTTGTTCACGCGGCTACACTCGATGACTCTCGTGCGCTGGGTCGCCAGCGAGCAATCGAGCACGAGTACGAGCACGAGCACGAGCACCGACGACGGACTGGCAAACTCGATTGGATCATCGCCAATTCGATTCAATCGACCGCTTCGCTGGTCTCGATCTTCAGATGTTTCGCACGAGATTGAACCACAGAGAACACGGAGACCACGGAGCCGAATGTCGGGCTTTTTCTCTGTGTAACTCCGTGTCCTCTGTGGTTAAACATTCTTGCATGCCGGGGAGTTCTTCGCGCGGTCGAGGAGTCGATGGTATGATGAGCGGCGAGAAAGACGGTTACCCGTGGCGGGCTCCGCAAATGCCGCCGAACAGCCAGAACCACGACATGCACGGGAGGACGGCTTGCGACGCTCGCTCGCATGGATGGTCAATCCTCCGTCCCCCGTGATGTCAACCGTTCGCCGACTGACTGAATGCTTGCACCACTCGTACTACCCTTCCAGATCACGTTCGCTGCGTTCGCAGTTCTTTGGTGCGTTGGTGCATTGACGCTTCAGAAACCAAAGCGGATTGCATGGCTCACACTCGCTGCAGTTCTCCTCTTCATCCCGTCCTGCGTTGGCGTGATGGCACTTGTCGACCTACAACGCTACGGACGTTTTGACTATGCCTCCGCGTCAGATATCCCAGACGATGGATACATCGAACTTCCGGCACCCGCCACGGACATTACACTTTACCGCAATGGTGCTGGACACTGGGCAAAGTTTACTATCGACACACCATCTTTGCGTTCCTGGATCGACGAACGTCGGTCGCTACGTCCTGACTTGAATCAACATCATGACGACGACGAATGGCTGTCAACGGCTTCCGATCGCCAGCGACCTGATCTGCTTGAACTGAACAAGCAGATTTTCGGCAACCGTTTTCCTGATACCGGTTGGACTTACGGCCCATCAATGCTGCAGGTGCATGTCAGCCGCTCTGACCGAGGGGGCGGCTATACTGTGTGGCACGTACCGTCTACTGGCGACTCTTACATCAGCGCTGGCTACTGGTAAAGCGGCGAACCAAACGATGCAACTGAGCGGCGAAGTCAGGCGTTTCGAAGTGGAGCATCAACCGTCGCCGCCGGCTGATCGGTAACGTTCGTCGTCAAAGACCGTCTATGACCCTACGCCAACTCTATCTTGCAATGCCCTTGATCTTGGTTCTTGGTTGTGGCAAACCGGAACCCAGTGTCCAGACATCGGATGGCGGCACTTCAACGCGGACGGACACCAATGCCACTGAGTTGGGAATCGACGTGACATTGCTCGATGCGCTAGCCGACAGACTTGGCTCGAGTGAATTCAAGCAAATTGACTCAGTACTGGTCTTGAAGAATGGAGAGATCGTCTTCGAAAAGTATCAAAACGGGTACGGCCCTAAGCAAGTTCACGACATCGCGTCCATAACGAAGAGCGTCACCTCGCTACTCATTGGAATCGCGATCGACAAAGGACACATTCCGAGTGTTGACGACAAAGTCGTGGACTATTTTCAAGATACCGCCTACGCCAAAACGTGGCCTGCAGATAAGCGAATGATAACCATTCGACACTTGCTGACCATGCAGCATGGAATCGCATTCGACGACTATGATGATCCAAACATGAAACGGTTTAAGTCATGGCTTAATTCCAGTGACCGCATTGCCCATTTGCTACAACAACCGATGGGCATGAAGCCAGGGCAGAAGTCGACCTATTGCACGGCAAGCACTCAATTGCTTCGACAGGTCATTGAGCAGTCGACCGGACAAAGCGTCGAAGAATTCGCACGGGAGAATTTGTTCGACCCGCTCGGGATAAAGTCATTCGAGTGGGAGCGCTCACCGAAGCATGGCATCGGAATGGGGTTTGGGGCTGACGCGTACCCTCGTGACGTTGCGGTGCTTGGGCGCATGATCCAGCAAAGCGGCAAATGGAATGGCAGGCAAATAGTCTCGTCAGGCTGGCTGGAAAAGAGTTTCCGCCCTCACGGCAAGCTGTTGGGAATTGACTACGGCTACCTTTGGTACGGAGAGCCGTATTCGGCGAATGGCAAGCAGATTCAATCGTACTTGGCGATGGGCCACGGAGGACAATTTCTTGTTCTGTTCCCCGATCTACAGTCGATCCTCGTCATCATGGCGAAGGATTACGATCAGAATATTGATTTTTACCAACTCATCCAAGACTTTGTCATTCCCATCTGCTCCAAAACGTAGACGACGAACAAAAGCATACGCGCGGATCCGCCGACAGCGCGCTTTCAAGTAGAGCATCGACCGCGGCGGCCCGGTAATGCCAGACGTTCTGCTGCAAACCAAAAACGCACGAATATGGCGAACCATCCGATCTTTGCGTCAACCTTTCATGGTGATGTCGACGCCGTCAAGAAGCTACTCGAAGCGGACGCTACACTGGTTGCGGTGCGCGACGCGAAAAATCTGACGCCGCTGCACGTTGCTGCCAGTCGTGGGCAATCCGAAGCCGCACAGTTGCTGCTCGACTTTGGTGCCGACATTCATGGCCCGACCGACAACGGCGAATGGACGCCGCTCGTGTTCGCTTCCTACCGTGGGCATTGTGATGTGGCCAAAGTGCTTATCGATAACGGCGCGGGTGTCACTGCGGACGATGGCAACCCAATTCACTACTCTGGACAACGCAAGCACAAAGACATTTGCCGTTTACTCGTCGAACACGGCGCGATCGATGATCTGATTGACTCCGATGACTCTGACATTCTCGCTCTCTTTCGGGCCGCATACAGTTATGACACGGATACTGTCAAAGAGATCCTCTCACGGCGACCGGAGCTTGTTGACAGCAGGGACAACAACAACGGGCGAACACCCCTTCACGAGGCCTGTACCCATGGGGACACAAAAACCGTTCGTGCGTTGCTAAAATGTGGCGCCGACGTGACGATTCGCGATGCGAACGGACAGGTTCCTGCAGATCGCGCAGAGGCCCACGATCAGCGAGCGGTCACGAATTTACTCCAAAAACACGATACCTCAGCATAACAAAGCGGTGAACCGGAGCATTTATTCACGCGGCCACGGAATTCAAGGCCTCCCGTTTGTGTCCGATTACCGCAGGCGTTCTGGCGTGCTCCCCAAAAACTGGTCCATGAGTTATGAGAGTGTACCGGCCAATAACGGCCAAGGAGACTCTCGAGATGAAACAAGCACGAAAGCGACGTAAGCCCGAACAGATCGTCAAGGCGATCGCCGAGGGTGAAGCCATGTTGGCCGCCGGCAAGAGCCTGGCGGAGGTGTACCAGAAGCTTGGGATTGTTGAATCGACCTGGATGCGATGGAAGAAGCAGTACGGCGGCATGAAGTCCGATGAGGCTCGACGGCTTCGCGAACTCGAAATCGAGAACCAGAAGCTCAAAGAACTGCTGGCCGAAGCAGAACTCGATAAGCGAATGCTCAAGGTGATCGCTGAGGGAAACTTCTAAGCCCGACGCGTCGCCGTGAAGCAGCCTGCAAGTTGCAGAGTTGCTTCGGCGTCTCGGAGCGTCGGGCTTGCAGGACGCTCGGCCAATCGCGAAGTAGCCAACGATACCGGCCAAACACAAAAGAAGACGAACCACGTCTGGTTGCTCGAATACTGGAACTCGTCCGCGAGTTTCCTCGCTATGGCTATCGACGCATCACTCGTCTTCTGCGGCAGGAAGGCTGGCGTGTGAACTTCAAACGAATCCACCGACTCTGGAAACAACAAGGTCTCAAGGTGCCGGTCAAAAAGGCGAAAAAGCGACGATTGGGCAACTCCGAAGGCGGCGTCATTCGTCGATCGGCCGAGTACCCCAATCACGTTTGGTCGGTCGACTTCATCTTTGATCGAACCGAAGACGGTCGCTCGTTGAAGATCCTCTCTCTGATCGACGAGTTCACTCGTGAGTGCATTGCACTGGAAGTGGGTCGAAAGTTCACCGGCGACGATTTGGTGGCGCTGTTGAGCGACTTATTCGTCAGCCGCGGCATCCCGTCGTTCATCCGCAGCGACAATGGCCCGGAGTTCATCAGCAAGGCGGTCCGCTCCTTTCTGGACTTCATTGAGGTGGGGACTTCCTACATCGAACCGGGCAGTCCCTGGCAGAACGGCTACGTCGAAAGCTTCCACAGCAGGCTTCGCGATGAGTGTTTATCGTGCGAGCTGTTCAGCAGCTTGTCCGAGGCACAGTCGATCATTGAGTCATGGCGTCAAACGTACAACCATCGACGTCCGCACAGCGGCATCGGTGGAATGGCCCCAGCGGATTTTGCTTCACAGTGGGCTACTTCCGCTTCGTTCGCTGCGCTCCCTTCGCGGAAGCAGCCCACTGTGGAATCGTTTAACCAACCCGTACTCTCATAACCGTGGATCAGGAAATGGGGGCATTCCAGTTCGTCGACGCAAAGAATACTAGGCAAGCCGTGAACAAAGAACCAAATCCGTACTCCCCCGCGTCTATGGCGGATATCGCGTCTTCGGGCAGATCTCGTTTGCGGGCAGTTCTGTCTTTTGCAGCAGGATTCTTTGGTGGGACGGCTCTGCAGTGGGTGCTGTTCTGGACCGATTCTTTCAGTACGGGATTTCCTCCCTTGGGAGGCGCTTTACTTGGTCTGCTTAGTGTGCTCGCAATTCACTTTCCTGGGATCCGCAGCAGACCAGCATTGCTTTTGGTCGGTGCTATTTTTGGGAATCTCAACGCGTTTTGGTGCAATAGGGCTCCTCTTCTCTACAGGGACATACCTCGAGATGTCGTTACGTCATGGGGATTCGCCTCGATCGCTTTCGCTCTGACTTTTGCGTTTTGTTTTGTGTCTGTCAGGTGGGCAAGGCGGATCATTTGGATTCAGCTTTCTTCGCGTCAATTGATGGAATGAATACGACGAACCATGGGGTGCTGCGGAGGCTGCGAGTTGATCTTTTTGAATTGGAGCGTCGCCCGCGCGGCTCCACCGAATCCTACCGTTCGCCTACTTTGTGTGGTGTGCAATCAGATGAAAGCAACTACGACTATCCTTCTGCTTCTCGCATTCCCGCGATGCGTATTCTCTCAGGCCACTCCAACGACACATCGAGTGCTCACGAAGCCGCGGATCGTTCAGGATGCGGAAGGTTACAATTCGTGGCCGATGATTCAGGCGATCGGAAAAAAGCTCGTCTGCGTGTATAGCCGCGGTTCGGGGCACACGATCAGCGAGGACGCACGCGCCGTTTATGCACGTATCTCCGCCGACGGAGGAGAAACGTGGACGCCCGAGGCGGTCGTCGCTAATTCCCCAGGCTACGGCGAAGTCGAGGTCGGGAAGGGGCTGGATTCCAACGGGGCGATGCTCCTTTGGGTGCGCCGGGTGGGCAGGGATTGGCACCACGACCTTTACCGCACCACCGATGGTGTCACCTTCACCCTGGTGGCGACGCCACAGTTCGACGTCCGCCCTGTGCAGATCACCGACATCTTCACCGTCCCAAACGTGGGACTCATGGCGCTGTGGTTCGCTGGAGACTATGGAGGCAAGCCGACGAACGCGTGGGGCGCGCTGACAAGCAGTGACAATGGAGAAACCTGGAAACAGGCCACCGTCGAGTCCAGTTTATCCAAGGCGCAGTGGCCGACCGAACCCGCTGCGGTTTACCTCGGCAATGGCAGGATTCTCGCTATCGGCCGTACTGAGGTGGGCACGCCTCAGTTCCAGATGGTCTCTTCGGATTACGGTGCGACGTGGAAACGCGAACAAACCAATATTGGCGACGCTTTGGCTTCCACGCCAAGCTTGATCCTTGATGAGGAGACAGGGCTCCTGAGCAACTACTATTATCATCGCGGCGCCGGCGTACTGCGGCGACGCGTTGTCGATCCCGAGAAAGTGTTTGACCACCCGCGGGATTGGCCGGATTCGGAGCCCATTGCTATGGGAAGCAAGGTTACGTTCGATGCCGGAAATGCCAACGCCACTGCGATCGGAAACACCCACTACATCAGCTTTTACTCAGGCAAATCGCCTGACACCGCAGTCCTCGTTTCCGTGGTCCCGGCACCGAGTGCTGGGAATCAGCAGGTTTCGGAATAGGCGACTGTGATGAGCCTTCGGTCGTCGACCAGCAGTGCCGTATACCGGGACGTGCGTTGGCGTCGATCCCTATTCATCGCCTCGTCATGGTTGACCGGTCGCGGTTGCCGATATTCGGCTCAATGATAAAGTGGGTCGAAGTGCTAACCGGCTTTCCTGATCAGTCCGGGGATGGGTTTCGGTCCAAAATCATTCTCGAAAACGCACTGTTTCATTCGCAAGTCAACGACCGTTCTATTGACGCGGGATCTTTTTCGACATCATCGCTTCGACGCAATACCACGTCCGGGGATGGCAACCACATTCGTGTTGCGGAATTGGTTGGCGACGTTGCGTTCCCTACACCGAGATGCCGCCAACGCCAACGCGGTCTTTCAGTTTGCCTCGCAATTCAATTGCCTTGAAAGGGCAGCACCGCACGTTATTCCGGAAGGTGGTGTTGGTATCTACCAAAACGACCGGACGCAAGGTCCTGTCTGTTCGGTCTGTGCCGGCGCCGGCACGATCTACCTGACGCTTGTCGGTGGTGGCGTGTTTGGTAACAGATTGGATACTGTCATTCATCCGTCGAACGCTTGGATTGTTTGCGTGGGCAGACCTCGGCGTCTACATTGTCAGCTTTGGTTCATCGAAATCAGAAGTGGTGGATTTTCTCGCACGTCGGAATTCCGACTAATAGGCTGGGACCCGAGTCACGAAGTCAGGCGTTGTAAGTGGCAAGTCCTCCGACACTTTTTGATTGCTGTTGGTTTTTTTAGAGCAAACAATTTCGTGCATCGAAGTCCGGATTGCACGGTTGGCCTGAATGAATCGTCAACATGCCGGAACTGGTAGCCACTGCCGCGATCAAATTTGGGCCGAACTGTTTTGATGCTAGGAAGATTCGCAATGAATCCGTTCAAGACCCGTCAGCAGGCAATCGCATTTATCTGCGTCGGCGTTGCAGTCGTTCTTTCATGTGTGGCGTCGATCGCGATTGCTGAGTCGTTCATGCCGAACAATCTTGCTGGGCGAAGAGGCGTTGTGATCTTTTACCGCACGTTTACACCCATGATCGTTGTTTGGTCCTTGCTTGCCTCTTGGGCCTACTTCAATATTCCACCGCGTTCTTGCAGTGGTGAATTGGCCAGCGACGATGAAGGGGATATCGCCCGCGATAGCACTGGATGCGAGGTCTGATTTTCCTGTGCCGACTCACGGATACCCGATTCGCTTATGTCCAGCTCCGAAAAAATTCAGATCGAAAACGTGAACTGCCCGGGGCAGACGAAGAACGTTGATGCTGAAAAGTACACCGCAATGAAGAATGCGCTTCTGAAAGTGCTTCCTTGGAAAGCACCGGGCATGACTCAGTCGGAGATGCAGAAGGCGATCTTGCCTCATCTTCCGGATGAACTTTGGCCCGGCGGTTCGAAGTCTGGTTGGTGGGCGAAGACCGTACAGCTTGATCTCGAGGTAAAGGGCGCGATCGTCCGGACGGATTCGAAACCGCTAACATGGCATCGGGCATGACATCGGAGCACGATCCGATCTGTTCGTGATCGGTTGCGAAGTTCATCGGCCCACAAGAAGTCTTTTTACTCGGAACAAGAACCGGAGTTGCTATGGTTCGTCGATTGATTGCTTGGGTGGCGTTGTTTGCATTGGCACCCATCGTCGTGCTTGCGGATGATTCGGTGCCATCTGGACATTCGACTCTCCACATCGTCTTCATCACATCTCACTCGCAACAACGGACAAGTGCAATCGACGGTGGTCAAACGTCGATGGTGCGTGTTGGCGATGCCATTGTTCCCGCTGCGGATGTCCGCCCGATCCGAATCACGATCGATGGTGGTTTCGTTGGTCACGCAATGGCCGGAATGTGGGACGTCAATCCGGTATTCGTTCTGCCGGAAGGAAACCACAAACTGCAATTTGAACTCGATGGATTTGATCCGGTATCGACTGATATCAGGGTGTTGGGGACGAAGTCAAAGCAGTATTTGCTCGTGAATTTGCCGACCGATAATCCGAAACGTAAACGATCTGCATCATCCGCTGATGCACCGACGGAACATCCTCTGAACGACTGAACTGAGAACCCATGACATGGAATGAGGTTGCAGAGTCTGTTGGTGTGGCGACGGAGAGTCGGTCATCGTTCCTGCAGGCCAGCGACTCGTGTGGAGGATGCGTTTCTGGGGGAATGTTGAAGCAGTACACGAAGATTGGAGAAACGGATGATTGGTCCACAAACGAGAGCCATCAATACGCTTTTGAGCATGCCCAAAGCAGCAATTTGATGTTGTTGATTTTCATTTCGACTGGCGATGCGGTGGGGGCTTCATGATGCAGGATGCGAAATGCTGGCCTCTGAAATCCATCAGCAAGTGCGGCGCGAAGAAGGGAACGTGCCTACAATGCATCGCAATTCCTGTGTTTGGCTGGACGACAAGCAATCGGTTGCAACATCGGATACGGCCTTTTGTTTTTGCGTTATCGGTTGGATGCGCGGAGTCGTTGTGACGACCGTTCCCGACCAGAGTTCATTTTCTTGGCTCGCAATGACCGCCCCGAATCCATACGCGACTCCTTCATCGCCACCAGCATCAAGTGCGATCGATACAGGAACGCGATGTCCCGTATGCAACGGGGCACTGAGTCGCCTTCGGCTTGTTCTTCCATTTTCGCGATGCCCGACTTGTCATCGACGCATACGGCTTCGCAATTCCACGCGTGCAAGTTTCCTGTCCACCCTTGCAGCGATTGGCTGCTTCATCTCTTTGCTGCAATTCGAGGTGACGCCTGATACAAACGGATGGGTCTTTGGTATCCATGCGCTGGTGTTCATTTCGCTCGGCACATTTTGGTTCCATCTGTACGGAGAGCCTGCACTTACTGGATGGATTGGCAATGCGTCGCGAGAGAAGTTGGCGCAGGAACGCGACAAGTTTCGAACTGGGCTACCATGAAGATGCACATTGTCGGCACTCGGTAAGCATGCCGGGCACTTTCGCCAGGCAACTGCTATGCATCCAGACATTGGTGAGTTTGTTGCGGGCAAGTTAGAGTTGGTCTGCAAGCGATTTTTCGATTCTGACGGGATTTGTGACAATGTGTAATGGTTCGATTCCCAAAGAACGCCGCACGGGATTTGGTTCGTTGCTGCATTTCGACCTACGCACGCTGTTCCTGTTGGTGAACTTGAGTGCGGTCTATTTCTTCCTGGTCAATTGCGCCGGAGAATTTGTCGCCACGCTTTTGGTGGGGCCACTGGTATTGATGGTTTCCGTCGTCATTCTTCGCGTCGAAAACATGGTCTACGGTTTGCTTTTCGGCGGCATGTTCGCAGTCGTGATGGTGATCATTGCCGCCGGTGCCTTTGCACCTGTTCCACCGGGTCAGGTGGTGTTCGCATCGCTGGTATATCCACCTGCCAGCAGTGCATTGGGTTTGATTTGTGTCGCCCATCGCCAGGTTTGGCGTGGCATGTGATGGGGTTGCCTATGGACAGGGGTGGTCTGGCCAGTGGAGTCGGCATCAAGCCAGCACAAACGATTGGCTGTCAGGTGTTCGCAATACGGTACAATGAACGCCTTTCAGGAGTGGCGAGGAGTATGGCATGGACGCGTTTTTGAGAGAAGCGATCCGAGAGGCCGAGCAAGGTGCCCGTGAAGGCGGCATACCGATAGGTTCTGTTCTGGTGATCGGAGGAAAGATCGTCGGGCGTGGTCGCAATCGCAGGGTGCAAGACGGCAGCGCGATTCGTCATGCGGAAATGGATTGCTTGGAGAATGCGGGGCGGTTGACGGCGGCCCAGTATGCCAAAGCGATCTTGTATTCGACGTTGTCGCCGTGCGACATGTGCAGTGGCGCGGCGCTGTTGTATAAGATTCCGAAGATCGTCGTTGGTGAAAACTCGACTTTCCAGGGGCCCGAGTCCTATGTTCGGTCGCGAGGCGTTGATTTGACAATCGTCGATGATCCCGACTGTATCCGCATGATGCGTCAGTTCATTGCAAATCGTCCCGCCTTGTGGAACGAAGACATCGGCGAAGTTGGTTGTGGTTAGTTCATGCTGAGATTCGCCTGAACCTTTCACGCGATCGGTGGTCATGAGTTGGGGAAGAAAACAGGTCATCAAGTCTCGCATCACGGCCAACGTTTTGATCTCTGGATCAAACTTTCTAGGAATCGCGTGACGCGACAGATCCGATGGAATCGATGAGCCTTTGCGATTGGAGTCTGTTGTGGCGT is from Crateriforma conspicua and encodes:
- a CDS encoding serine/threonine-protein kinase, giving the protein MNQIYRPPTLKFKHSIKSYGGHWYRLVERLGRGGNSVVYLAVCTDGPYSNSLFAIKISLTDAHERRRKRFLNEIKFLKDHSHPNILNVVDSGQWIDLEHPDQPAFPFFVTEYLPQTLADVIRERSASTAEKAAYIMQLLSALASLANLPGEVIHRDVKPQNIFIAGKRCLLGDFGLMTQRSRCVEFDRGSMAESGNPQMPYFFRTPDLVRFERAATLLTSKSDVYQLGLVAAMLFTGRNPCIPSNDLLSNVELEPLDHIPGVQWKGIAGLINRMLTFAPESRPSAQDLIDPWREVFWDAAKLTIDVNGRVF
- a CDS encoding type II toxin-antitoxin system RelE/ParE family toxin, producing MPGRKVPHRRRLAMDDIAGHSSDIAESNLDSALRFLDAIEATVDMLCQFPEAGGAVPTTRPEAEGLRAKLVNGFGNYVVLYFVTAETIDIARVIRGGQEIDQIALQSR
- a CDS encoding ribbon-helix-helix domain-containing protein — its product is MSTISVNVPEPIMSAIAERAKISGYEDVSEFVSEFILRISERQTEVEKLAVEGLQSGPSEPWNGNEIEAIRTELKSKHGS
- a CDS encoding serine hydrolase domain-containing protein; amino-acid sequence: MTLRQLYLAMPLILVLGCGKPEPSVQTSDGGTSTRTDTNATELGIDVTLLDALADRLGSSEFKQIDSVLVLKNGEIVFEKYQNGYGPKQVHDIASITKSVTSLLIGIAIDKGHIPSVDDKVVDYFQDTAYAKTWPADKRMITIRHLLTMQHGIAFDDYDDPNMKRFKSWLNSSDRIAHLLQQPMGMKPGQKSTYCTASTQLLRQVIEQSTGQSVEEFARENLFDPLGIKSFEWERSPKHGIGMGFGADAYPRDVAVLGRMIQQSGKWNGRQIVSSGWLEKSFRPHGKLLGIDYGYLWYGEPYSANGKQIQSYLAMGHGGQFLVLFPDLQSILVIMAKDYDQNIDFYQLIQDFVIPICSKT
- a CDS encoding ankyrin repeat domain-containing protein; translation: MANHPIFASTFHGDVDAVKKLLEADATLVAVRDAKNLTPLHVAASRGQSEAAQLLLDFGADIHGPTDNGEWTPLVFASYRGHCDVAKVLIDNGAGVTADDGNPIHYSGQRKHKDICRLLVEHGAIDDLIDSDDSDILALFRAAYSYDTDTVKEILSRRPELVDSRDNNNGRTPLHEACTHGDTKTVRALLKCGADVTIRDANGQVPADRAEAHDQRAVTNLLQKHDTSA
- a CDS encoding IS3 family transposase (programmed frameshift), giving the protein MKQARKRRKPEQIVKAIAEGEAMLAAGKSLAEVYQKLGIVESTWMRWKKQYGGMKSDEARRLRELEIENQKLKELLAEAELDKRMLKVIAGGKLLSPTRRREAACKLQSCFGVSERRACRTLGQSRSSQRYRPNTKEDEPRLVARILELVREFPRYGYRRITRLLRQEGWRVNFKRIHRLWKQQGLKVPVKKAKKRRLGNSEGGVIRRSAEYPNHVWSVDFIFDRTEDGRSLKILSLIDEFTRECIALEVGRKFTGDDLVALLSDLFVSRGIPSFIRSDNGPEFISKAVRSFLDFIEVGTSYIEPGSPWQNGYVESFHSRLRDECLSCELFSSLSEAQSIIESWRQTYNHRRPHSGIGGMAPADFASQWATSASFAALPSRKQPTVESFNQPVLS
- a CDS encoding sialidase family protein — protein: MLTKPRIVQDAEGYNSWPMIQAIGKKLVCVYSRGSGHTISEDARAVYARISADGGETWTPEAVVANSPGYGEVEVGKGLDSNGAMLLWVRRVGRDWHHDLYRTTDGVTFTLVATPQFDVRPVQITDIFTVPNVGLMALWFAGDYGGKPTNAWGALTSSDNGETWKQATVESSLSKAQWPTEPAAVYLGNGRILAIGRTEVGTPQFQMVSSDYGATWKREQTNIGDALASTPSLILDEETGLLSNYYYHRGAGVLRRRVVDPEKVFDHPRDWPDSEPIAMGSKVTFDAGNANATAIGNTHYISFYSGKSPDTAVLVSVVPAPSAGNQQVSE